A window from Microcoleus sp. AS-A8 encodes these proteins:
- a CDS encoding pentapeptide repeat-containing protein, which produces MLGLLVFIGLITQGLIVPANAANSQHLEQLRTTNSCPKCDLRDAQLTGANLQKADLSDANLEGANLEGANLSNAKLNRTQLQGAKLSGAILAGANLRQAKLGARQQEKEKETVPTNLQNADLQGADLGSADLTSAKLTGANLREAKLNYAQLSSANLEKADLTRSQLGAANLSGANLKQAQLNIATLSGANLTSAQLTGANLQTISADNVNLSGADLRQANLSEANLDHGNLKGALLQDGVLNAATLRNSDMSGSKLPGAILKGADLSRANLTRTNLENADLTNAKLASTNLTEAQLTGAKLLSSYLFSANLTKANLNGVNLRQALLRSADLTNASLVGATLENANLISTQLTQANLTYTNLTQCDLTGANLTNANLSNANLTQANLELATLANANLTGANLSNAKIEDAIGLNPSALP; this is translated from the coding sequence ATGTTGGGTTTATTAGTGTTCATCGGCTTAATCACTCAGGGATTAATAGTCCCTGCGAATGCCGCGAATTCTCAACACTTGGAACAACTCCGAACCACAAATTCTTGTCCTAAGTGTGACTTAAGAGATGCTCAGCTAACCGGGGCGAATCTACAAAAAGCCGACCTGAGCGATGCTAATCTGGAGGGTGCTAATCTAGAGGGTGCCAATCTGAGCAATGCTAAGCTGAACCGTACTCAGTTGCAGGGGGCTAAACTCTCTGGAGCGATTCTTGCGGGGGCCAACTTGAGACAGGCCAAACTGGGAGCAAGGCAACAGGAGAAGGAGAAGGAAACAGTCCCTACTAATTTACAAAATGCTGACCTTCAGGGCGCGGATCTGGGGTCTGCTGACTTAACGAGTGCTAAGTTGACTGGTGCCAATTTAAGAGAAGCCAAGCTCAATTATGCACAGCTTTCGAGTGCCAACTTGGAAAAAGCTGACCTCACCCGCAGCCAACTAGGAGCGGCAAATTTAAGCGGAGCCAATTTAAAACAAGCGCAACTCAATATTGCTACCCTCAGTGGTGCGAATCTCACCAGCGCTCAATTAACTGGAGCCAATTTACAAACCATTAGCGCTGATAATGTTAACTTGAGTGGCGCGGACTTACGTCAGGCGAATTTAAGTGAAGCTAATTTAGACCATGGCAATCTTAAAGGAGCATTACTTCAAGATGGGGTGTTGAATGCGGCTACCTTGCGAAATTCTGACATGAGTGGAAGTAAACTGCCAGGGGCGATCTTGAAGGGTGCTGATTTGAGTCGGGCGAATCTGACTCGGACGAATCTGGAGAATGCGGACTTAACTAATGCCAAACTTGCCAGCACTAACCTCACGGAGGCTCAACTGACGGGTGCCAAACTCCTTTCCTCCTACCTGTTCAGTGCTAACCTCACTAAAGCCAACTTGAACGGTGTTAATCTGCGTCAAGCCTTACTCCGTTCCGCTGATTTAACGAATGCAAGCTTGGTGGGTGCCACCCTGGAAAATGCCAATCTGATCAGTACTCAGTTAACTCAAGCCAACTTAACGTACACAAACTTGACTCAGTGCGATTTGACAGGGGCAAACTTAACCAATGCTAACCTGAGCAATGCCAACCTCACTCAAGCCAATTTGGAGCTTGCCACCCTAGCGAATGCCAATCTGACGGGTGCGAATTTGAGTAACGCCAAGATTGAAGATGCGATCGGACTCAATCCCTCTGCGTTGCCTTGA
- a CDS encoding PQQ-dependent sugar dehydrogenase, translating to MQSLRFLIPLLLLTTAPACSVPSTSNPETAAPEMEPSTQTAQQPAASPQNKQQQSATVATNNLVPTETLTSQPIKITLDSLPKPFATNSASQSPNVIPVPQNPTLNVPAGFQVNVYADNLDAPRWLSLTPSGDVLVTETRANRIRLLRDTNSDGVADVSKAFATAENGVNIPLGMTFAGDSFFLGNTGAVLRFPYTQGQQQLTGKGQKIADLTPGGYNQHWTRNVLASPDGTKLYVTIGSKSNVDEEPLPRASVQVMNLDGSNQQTFAYGLRNPVGIDFHPTTGELYTTVNERDGIGDDLVPDYFTRIRQGEFYGWPYAYLAPNRIEPRQTVNGQSKRPDLVAKTQTPDVLFQAHSAALGLQFYDGNTFPEKYRNGAFVAFRGSWNRNQGTGYKVVFVPFDSQGRPQGYYEDFLTGFLVNPSGPTTWGRPVGLLVLPDGSLLVTEEANNRIYRIQYQG from the coding sequence ATGCAATCCTTGCGTTTTCTGATACCCCTGCTGCTTCTGACTACAGCCCCTGCCTGTAGTGTACCGAGCACCTCCAATCCAGAAACCGCAGCGCCTGAGATGGAGCCATCAACCCAAACGGCACAGCAACCTGCTGCTTCTCCCCAAAACAAACAGCAGCAATCGGCTACCGTTGCCACGAACAACCTTGTGCCTACCGAGACGCTCACCTCTCAACCCATTAAAATCACACTCGATAGTTTACCCAAACCCTTTGCCACCAATAGCGCTTCCCAATCACCCAACGTCATTCCAGTCCCACAAAACCCAACACTGAATGTGCCTGCTGGCTTCCAGGTAAACGTCTACGCCGATAATTTGGACGCGCCGCGCTGGCTTAGCTTAACTCCGAGTGGTGATGTTTTAGTGACCGAGACTAGGGCAAATCGCATTCGCCTGCTACGCGACACTAACAGCGATGGCGTCGCCGATGTCAGCAAAGCCTTTGCCACAGCGGAGAATGGGGTCAATATCCCCTTGGGCATGACCTTTGCAGGAGATTCCTTCTTCCTGGGTAACACGGGTGCTGTTTTGCGATTTCCTTACACCCAAGGACAACAACAGCTAACTGGCAAAGGGCAAAAAATTGCTGACCTCACCCCCGGCGGCTACAATCAGCACTGGACACGCAACGTCCTCGCTTCACCTGATGGCACAAAACTTTACGTTACGATTGGCTCCAAATCCAACGTTGATGAAGAACCCCTACCCCGCGCCTCAGTACAAGTAATGAACCTCGACGGTTCCAACCAACAAACCTTCGCCTACGGTTTGCGGAATCCCGTCGGTATCGACTTTCACCCTACCACTGGGGAACTGTATACCACCGTCAACGAACGGGACGGGATTGGAGATGACCTCGTACCCGATTACTTCACCCGTATCCGCCAAGGCGAATTTTACGGCTGGCCTTATGCTTACCTGGCACCAAATCGCATCGAACCTCGTCAAACAGTCAACGGACAAAGCAAGCGTCCTGACTTAGTGGCTAAAACCCAGACGCCTGATGTGCTGTTTCAAGCTCACTCAGCGGCCTTGGGATTGCAATTTTATGATGGAAACACCTTTCCCGAAAAGTATCGCAATGGTGCCTTTGTTGCCTTTCGGGGTTCTTGGAACCGCAACCAGGGAACGGGTTACAAAGTGGTTTTTGTCCCCTTCGATAGCCAAGGGCGGCCTCAAGGCTATTACGAAGACTTTCTGACCGGTTTTCTCGTGAATCCCTCTGGGCCAACCACCTGGGGGCGTCCAGTTGGGTTACTGGTCTTACCGGATGGTAGTTTGTTAGTGACTGAAGAAGCGAATAACCGAATTTATCGCATTCAATATCAAGGATGA
- a CDS encoding GNAT family N-acetyltransferase, producing the protein MSQLEIREDDLTGKKIADLLREHLENMHEITPPESIHALDLEALRSPDITFWTAWEGDELLGCGALKELDPRSGEVKSMRTAKAHRRRGVASKILEHIIKEASRRGYDCLNLETGAFPEFAPARALYRRYGFEYRGPFAEYIDDPNSVFMTKKL; encoded by the coding sequence ATGAGTCAATTGGAAATTCGCGAAGATGACCTGACCGGTAAAAAGATCGCGGACTTACTCCGGGAACATCTCGAAAATATGCATGAGATTACCCCGCCTGAAAGCATCCATGCTCTTGATTTAGAGGCATTGCGATCGCCCGATATTACTTTCTGGACGGCTTGGGAGGGCGATGAATTACTCGGATGTGGCGCACTCAAAGAACTAGATCCAAGAAGTGGTGAAGTCAAATCAATGCGTACTGCCAAAGCTCACCGCCGTAGGGGTGTCGCCTCGAAAATTCTTGAACACATCATCAAAGAAGCCTCACGGCGTGGTTACGATTGTCTGAATTTGGAAACAGGGGCTTTTCCTGAGTTCGCCCCAGCACGAGCCTTATACAGACGGTATGGGTTCGAGTACCGAGGCCCTTTTGCTGAATACATTGATGACCCAAATAGCGTCTTTATGACGAAAAAGCTCTAA
- the bla gene encoding class A beta-lactamase → MHKQVLLTLLLVNSSVLPGCVHSPDPSRESVAICLQQRFAIAASTHTMDSGKSVADKRLGKAQIVAAQPNTTRLQEQLNNLDLSSAQGNVGIGVLDLDTGERWFRNGNQRFPMQSVFKLPVGIVVLKLVDEGKLSLNQTVTITREQFVPAWSPILKEIKGDRGQFTVQYLLQRTVGDSDNTAADALVRLVGGPEQVTAILGRMNLRDIRVDRLEQQLQPDTVGLTNFRPELVDKQKYEEAVQQIPDAVKKAAMERYLTDPRDTATPEGMIDLLVKLQSRQLLSEDSTALLLKIMTDSPTGQQRLKAGLPPGWSIAHKTGTGADVLGIGIAANDVGLISSPSGKRIAIAVFIAGSKAPLEQRESVMSAVAAAVVQAMQ, encoded by the coding sequence ATGCATAAGCAAGTTCTATTAACCCTTCTTCTAGTGAACTCTAGTGTACTGCCTGGGTGCGTACACTCGCCCGATCCGTCCCGCGAATCTGTAGCGATCTGCTTGCAGCAGCGCTTCGCTATCGCAGCGTCTACCCATACAATGGATTCCGGGAAATCGGTGGCAGACAAAAGACTGGGAAAGGCACAGATTGTCGCAGCACAACCCAACACGACACGGCTACAAGAGCAACTCAACAATCTCGATCTCTCTAGCGCTCAAGGTAATGTTGGCATTGGAGTTTTAGACCTTGATACAGGTGAACGTTGGTTTCGCAATGGCAATCAACGGTTTCCGATGCAAAGCGTGTTCAAGCTTCCCGTTGGCATCGTTGTATTAAAGCTTGTAGACGAAGGTAAACTTTCGCTCAACCAAACTGTCACCATTACTCGTGAACAGTTCGTGCCAGCATGGAGTCCGATTCTCAAAGAAATCAAAGGCGATCGCGGTCAGTTTACAGTCCAGTATCTTTTGCAGCGAACCGTTGGCGATAGTGATAACACGGCGGCAGATGCGTTAGTTCGGTTAGTGGGTGGACCTGAGCAAGTCACAGCTATCTTGGGCAGAATGAACCTTCGTGATATTCGTGTCGATCGCTTGGAACAACAACTACAGCCTGATACTGTCGGACTCACTAACTTTCGTCCTGAATTAGTGGACAAGCAAAAATATGAAGAGGCGGTGCAGCAGATTCCCGATGCCGTTAAGAAGGCTGCAATGGAAAGATATTTGACCGATCCGCGAGATACCGCAACACCGGAAGGTATGATTGATTTGCTCGTCAAACTGCAATCGCGTCAACTATTATCCGAGGATTCAACAGCTCTATTACTCAAGATTATGACCGACTCTCCAACCGGACAGCAACGGCTCAAAGCTGGGTTACCACCGGGTTGGTCAATCGCTCATAAGACTGGTACTGGAGCGGATGTGCTAGGAATCGGCATCGCTGCCAATGATGTTGGCCTGATTAGTTCCCCAAGCGGAAAGCGTATTGCAATCGCAGTATTCATTGCCGGTTCAAAAGCCCCTTTAGAGCAACGCGAAAGCGTCATGTCTGCTGTCGCTGCGGCAGTAGTCCAGGCCATGCAATAG
- a CDS encoding serine/threonine protein kinase, which yields MVDMIGQLLARRYQILRVLGAGAFGQTYVAQDTHIPGNPTCVVKHLKPATNSPQLLETARELFQREAETLVKLGKHQQIPQLMAYFEEDQEFYLVQEFIEGHTLTHELQPGQGWSETQIVPLLLEVLEILQFVHSYGVIHRDIKPDNIMRRACDQKLVLIDFGAIKQVQIQPLNQPGQEPSVATSIRIGTPGYTPTEQDWGKPRPNSDLYALGIVAIQALTGLYPHQFQEDDETGELFWQHQAGVSSGVATILTKMVRYHFKDRYQSAKEALQALQQLSHPSLTVQDNVVDKVSHGVNEQLLSGIAPTLQPSAIQTTRLNTTSSFLGNPTRLQVRGQTHSAFTSRNRLSLLMRIGVAALVSVGGGYAYLQGYSNNLALTSTSTAHSSPTGTSTPKSDSTVHSNPTDLSRANPDTIPNLVKTDTLIPNSDTIPNLVKTDTLISNSDTTPNLVRTVSLITNSDTTDNLVRTDTLISGSNATLSLVKTGQSTNKPDSSESLPDNGSSQLKKARKKARAGNFQTAIALAEQIPSKSSVYQQALNEIAQWQGQQRQQQIKQQAQTQARTLLAKARDVAKKGGEIDRDTAIRIAEEAIAQVSPDNQISREAQNAISQWQQEATAKREQEAVESFYKCSCQPNEPDTQKAVTFTESESDLTGSSCSINEAPEAPVLGAWLCNKQ from the coding sequence CTAGAAACAGCGCGAGAGCTCTTCCAAAGAGAAGCTGAAACCCTGGTCAAACTGGGCAAACATCAGCAGATTCCCCAGTTGATGGCTTACTTTGAAGAAGACCAAGAGTTTTACTTGGTGCAAGAGTTTATTGAAGGGCATACTCTAACCCATGAATTGCAACCCGGTCAAGGTTGGTCAGAAACTCAGATTGTTCCACTACTTTTAGAAGTCTTGGAGATTCTGCAATTTGTGCATAGTTACGGCGTCATCCATCGAGACATCAAGCCGGACAACATTATGCGTCGCGCCTGTGATCAGAAATTAGTCCTGATTGACTTTGGTGCGATCAAGCAAGTGCAGATTCAACCCCTCAATCAGCCGGGACAAGAACCGTCCGTAGCAACCAGTATTCGCATTGGCACTCCAGGCTATACGCCAACCGAGCAGGATTGGGGCAAGCCACGCCCCAATAGTGATTTATATGCCTTGGGTATCGTCGCGATTCAAGCGCTGACGGGCTTGTATCCCCACCAATTTCAAGAAGACGATGAGACAGGAGAGCTGTTCTGGCAACACCAAGCCGGGGTGAGTTCAGGCGTTGCCACGATTTTAACCAAAATGGTGCGCTATCACTTCAAAGACCGCTACCAATCCGCAAAAGAAGCCCTGCAAGCCTTACAGCAATTGTCCCATCCCTCTTTGACGGTTCAAGACAATGTTGTGGACAAGGTGAGCCATGGTGTAAATGAACAGCTTTTAAGCGGCATTGCGCCTACCCTACAACCCTCAGCCATCCAAACCACAAGGCTAAACACGACCTCAAGTTTTTTGGGAAACCCAACACGACTACAAGTAAGAGGACAAACCCACTCTGCTTTTACCTCTCGTAACAGACTGTCTCTACTGATGAGAATTGGGGTAGCTGCGCTGGTGAGTGTCGGGGGAGGGTACGCTTACCTGCAAGGGTACTCTAATAACTTAGCCTTAACGAGTACATCAACCGCTCATTCGAGCCCAACAGGCACCTCAACCCCTAAATCAGATTCGACTGTTCACTCAAACCCAACGGATCTATCTAGGGCTAACCCGGATACAATACCTAACTTAGTTAAAACAGATACATTAATACCTAACTCGGATACAATACCTAACTTAGTTAAAACAGATACATTAATATCTAACTCGGATACAACACCTAACTTAGTGAGAACAGTCTCGTTAATCACTAACTCAGATACAACCGATAACTTGGTTAGAACAGACACACTAATATCTGGCTCGAATGCAACACTTAGCTTAGTTAAAACAGGTCAATCAACAAATAAGCCTGATTCGAGCGAATCACTTCCCGATAATGGGTCGAGCCAGCTTAAAAAGGCCAGAAAAAAAGCTCGTGCAGGGAATTTTCAAACAGCGATCGCCCTAGCGGAACAAATACCTTCCAAAAGTTCTGTATACCAGCAAGCGTTAAATGAGATTGCCCAGTGGCAAGGACAGCAACGGCAGCAACAAATCAAACAGCAGGCTCAAACTCAGGCCCGAACACTGCTGGCTAAAGCGAGAGATGTCGCCAAAAAAGGAGGGGAAATAGACAGGGACACGGCGATTAGAATCGCGGAAGAAGCGATCGCACAAGTTTCCCCCGATAATCAGATCTCTAGAGAGGCTCAAAATGCGATCTCTCAGTGGCAACAAGAAGCTACAGCCAAACGAGAACAAGAAGCTGTGGAATCATTCTACAAATGCTCTTGTCAGCCAAATGAGCCAGATACCCAAAAGGCTGTTACCTTTACGGAATCCGAGAGTGATTTAACGGGGTCGAGTTGCTCTATTAACGAGGCTCCTGAAGCTCCAGTCCTGGGAGCTTGGCTATGCAACAAACAGTAG